In Helianthus annuus cultivar XRQ/B chromosome 8, HanXRQr2.0-SUNRISE, whole genome shotgun sequence, a single genomic region encodes these proteins:
- the LOC110872044 gene encoding reticulon-like protein B9, protein MATSSTDSDYDTKTYQNMATFKRYFHSFIGNGQVSDVLLWRNTRLSASILLVVTAVWSLFEVYEYNFVSLVCHVAIGAMLIIYITYTMAKYTQWDLPDFEEITIPESMFKWLYRKTNRLLLKFYYTASGEDLVRFLSTMATLWMISVIGSHFTSLNLIYLCFLCVGTLPALYVRHESEVDYLVRKGIRDMKSLLEQLNYNILSKIPRGQVKEHKRN, encoded by the exons ATGGCGACATCTTCTACCGATTCAGATTACGACACCAAGACGTACCAAAATATGGCAACCTTCAAGAGATATTTCCATTCATTCATTGGAAATGGGCAGG TTTCAGACGTCCTTTTATGGAGGAACACAAGATTATCAGCGTCAATCTTGTTAGTAGTTACAGCAGTTTGGTCTCTTTTCGAGGTTTACGAATATAACTTCGTTTCACTTGTTTGTCACGTCGCGATTGGCGCCATGTTGATCATCTACATCACCTACACCATGGCAAAATATACTCAATG GGATCTTCCTGATTTTGAAGAGATAACCATCCCCGAATCGATGTTTAAATGGTTGTACAGAAAAACCAACAGATTGTTACTTAAGTTCTATTATACAGCCAGTGGAGAAGATCTCGTTCGGTTTCTCTCG ACAATGGCAACACTATGGATGATATCGGTTATTGGAAGTCATTTCACTTCTTTAAATCTCATATATCTTT GTTTTCTTTGTGTTGGAACCCTACCAGCTTTATATGTAAGACACGAGAGCGAAGTTGATTATCTTGTCCGCAAAGGAATCAGAGACATGAAAAGCTTGTTGGAGCAGTTAAATTACAACATTCTTAGCAAGATCCCGAGAGGACAAGTCAAAGAACATAAGCGTAACTAG